TTTGCATTAATCAAGCAAAGTGGTGTACCGAGTGCcataaaccggcggcgtgcgcGCTCGTTCGCCGTTTGGTTGCGCTCTATTTGCTTATTTATTTATCAGAATTATGGAACCCGTGCTGGATCTTGGCGAAGAACCCGGCATGTCggttgatgctgctgctgctgctgcgcgcTGATGACAGTTTGATGATGTCGACAGACAAGACAGAGACACGATCAAACAGACCAGGCCAGACAGATGGAGACCGACCGGCAGTTGGCTGTGGGTAAGGATGCGATGAGATGTCTGGGTTGATACTGAGGTGGGCAAGGAGCTCGAGCAAACGAAAGAACACGTCGTTTAATTGAGTGTGTTGATTGTTGCTATTAAACACGAATCAAGCTAATTCGGCGTCAAGCTGGATCGCAAGTGCGAGTAAACAAATTTGCACGCGTAACTGCATGTAAAATTTACTCTCCGTACTTGATGAACTGATGAAATGAGGTTGATTCCAGCAGATAAAAAACTTATTGACTTTGTTCAAAAGTATTGAAtattctattcttctattcttctattcttctattcttctattcttctattctaaTATTCTTCTATATTCTATCTTCCTAAATTGGTGATGACAAAGGGACCCGCCAGGCAATTCCGATAATTacacaaacccccccccccccccccattccCTTTTTCGCTCCAAACCGTGCGTTCGATTATTATTACTGAAAATTGTTGTTGGATCGATTGCTAGCCGGTGGCGCTTGTAAGTGGCACACGCACGTGAAGGCCAAACATTGCTGCTTCTCTCGTGTGGTTGGCGTTGTGATCTCTTgccaaaatttctttttttttttatgaagtatTATTTCCAATCCTCTAATCCATAATAGTCCcttcccttgaaaagttattcatgaatgtttgattctggggtgtaaaagtaaattatggacaaaaattactttttcgctcgtaggctgttATTTACACCAAatctaatatttcttcaaatttctttcgacgttccatagggattaagttgggctacaatgtcctttcattaggtttggccaaaatttagaatatacctaGAATCcagagctgtctcattgtttccCACTCATTTCAACCCTTGGGTAACAATgggacactttgatttttcttcattaaacttttgaaaatctatggaaatctttcaaaacatgaattaaaagtggtttttggcatatttatagagtttaaacttcatttaaccaaaaatacaaagctatttggtataaatatatggatttaacaaaatttaaatactttttagtataacttttgttaattaaagtttcatgttggaaaaattgctctaaaatgttcaaggcaagtcacctgcaatggaataatacaaaaacatgatgttttactagaaaagctTTAATTcgtgctcgttggaaaggtcttataATCCTATCCAAaaataggtcgcatgatataattggacaatgttttcatcaaaatcaatattttggacgcgttggaaaggtcttttgattacctatccaactaCAAGTCCCATCattgatccggacaacgttttcatcaaaatatcagagatccggccttcaaatagtgcataaataacacttaagtacttataacttttgatagggttgtcagattttcaatgttttggacgcgttggaaaggtctttcaaacacctttctgaaaatgtataacatgaccctttttacaatcttccgaactttagtCGAAATCGTTAtttcagcataacttttgaagaaaaaatgtatttttacgggttaaatcccatttaaaattgaagggcggagcgccagctcctgttacgtccaatcaagctcatattttggatttgggctcagtacacCCACCgaaaccagcccctgaatgcccgccaaaaaacatttttgttacatcctaataggtatacatgaaggtgggtctaggaggtctaattgagaagttcattttacgagtgattttataattaaagttttttttaagtcttatcCAAACATTTCCACACGATGTAGGTTtaggggttaaaaattcgaaaaactggtcaaaatcttaactttttcgaaaaacttttttgtaaaatcctgATAACTCGCGATGAATACGTAccaaaccgtatttttttttttggtttctttctGCTTTACAACCTTGTAGTACATTGTTAGactctaaaaaaaaacccggcaaagttacataaagcgcgtaattttagaataaaaaaaatgttctaaatgaaaattgagtttccccttaaaatgacatgtctcacgatttctGACAACGAGAAATAGaagcaatttaaaaactattttccaattattttttttaacgaaaaatacgttttttcttcGGATTTTTTggcacgccatcaaatcgggcgtccaattttacacaaaagtccctttgacacagcatttctatctcttcacggtttcgagctataaatcacaaaaaaaacgtgCCTTAGTAAAAATCCCTAAAAATGAAGGGGGTCGTCCAGCCACGTCAAGAGATGTCgaaaaaatggagctcggattcgtaatcagagaccaaaattacccctaagagcaaagtttcacgaaaatctaaGACTacttcgtgtgagttggtccaattttcaatgttaaaaaatgaaacacattaattttgagaaattttaagatcttttcgaagcaatattttgaaaattttagaatctagactaacatatcaaaggggtcaaatattcaatattacgcctattTGAAATGTCAGTCGATTTAAATCTAGTCTATAAAACAATTTTCCATTGCagaatgaaattatgaaaatatgcgTCAAGACAGCACAACCAAACCGTCTATGCTCGCCACACATATGTTCTGACTGACGACGCTCGGCTGACTGACACCTAGTTTGAGCAGTGTGTGACGTCAATCACCACGTGTGAAGGCCACCTGGAATTAGCGCCACGCGAGGGACTCTACGGTGTGAACCTTGGAATACTACTACTACTCGCGTTTAAAAATAGTCCGTACCAAGGAAGTGAGTGTTGTGATCCCCGCGAGGGTCGTCATAATTTGATTGAGCTGACGAGATTGGAGGCGAAAATTGGAAAATCATCTCCCGACCGAGAGCACATCACATCTGTAACACAGATGAACGGCATGAATTTGCAGGAATTTGAATAACGTTGGGACAGGGGAAAAGTCTGCGAGAGTGTATTATTTGCTTGGAAATGTTCGAGTGGATGTTTTCTTTGAGATTTATGATGCTTGGCGATGTACGCATTGAAAAGTTCTTATGAGTTTCAGATTTCCACTGGTTTTAACAGCGATGCTGTTGATAAATCGTGTTTACACAAGCAGCGAAAATCAATAGTTGCTACCCCATCGTTTTTTGTACaaccttgcaaaaaaaaacatacgtcTATGATCATgagtaaactaaaaaaaaaacagaattcatACACTtattgcttaaaatttcatcaaaagagGTCCTCCTAATCAAAGAAACATCTCTCCGATTTCGCGAATACCTCGGATCAAACGAATGCCACACAAAGATTTGCAGCAAATTTTACCAGGAATTCCATCAGATAATGACAAAAGAGAGTACTGTTTCGCTTTGATCCCCTTTCCCAGCGCGTCCCAGCTGGTCTTTCGAATGTTGAGCTAACACACAATTCCTTTGAACTTTTGTCGATAAGAGAAGGCGTTTCGGTGGGGATTCTGTTACAGCCATACTAATTGCTAATCAACGGGTGGGGTTTGATCCTTTCTGTGAATAGAACAATCAATTAATGAGTACGGTTGAATCGCTGCCGCCGACTTGAGGCGGTGCGATTGATTTGAAGCCGATCGTATTTACAGCTTGCAAAGTCCCAAGTGAAAGTGGAGTTTCATCGGAATTCGTGGGTGGGATTTGGCGAAACAATGTAGAAAGACCTTTCTTCGCCGCGCCGGGATCGCTCAATGTGGTGTATTAGCTCTAACGAGAGTGGCAAAACATTGGACAGCTTCTGCTTACGGGAATCGATTACCAATGGTCGGAGCTAGTCCGCGTCCtaagcacacacacacgagcTCACATCTGGCAATGATTAGCCGGGGCCAGTGCAGGGTGGGAAAAGCCGCACAGTTTCTGCACCGACCACCTCGAGCATCTGGTTGGGGATTCGATTCATTAATAATCTGGCCCGAACCCCCGACGAGTGATTTACCCTCTGAACAATATCGAGACGAGAGCATTGAACGGGACTTTCCTGTGATACGACTCAATTGGAGACATTGAATGTGAGCCAAGTATTGTTGAGATTGCGTATAGATTTAGTTTTATTGTAAATATGTGAGAGTAGGTACGACTTTAGAACCATTTGAGTCAAGTCCTGATTCACGACCTACTTTTTCCACTTCGTTAGATCATTGGATATTaatgtatgggtaattctctaccaactctacCTAAcctgatgttaggaacaatgttttcttagacaagaaaaaataataaaatacttgtTGGCACCGATGGATTGCACGCAAGAGGTTGCCAGCTTGCATACAAGTCGTCAACCagatccgtcaaaacaaaaccaaaacaaacattcatTAGTTCATAAAATCTAATCCCAGTTAGTTGTTTGCTCGAGGTTTAGgattaaaaactatgaattgTAAGTTCAGCCtaattaattaattgaattCTTATTAATAAAATCTATTTGCAGTTTGAGCTGCATGAATGCTGCTCCAAAAACGTAGTGCCTCCTAATTAGCATCCgaacattctcaaaaattcataaGAGAACGGATCTAACCTCAAATGCAGTGACTGGCCGGAAAGATCCATTCTGCAAAGGTACGACGATAACCGTACAGGATGGTGAAAGTTAAACTTGGTGCCCGTGCGTATGACACCCAAGGTGAGGAAGATCAATCTCGTTGGTTGTTGATTGCCGATTACGGGGTTGAACGCCGGCAAGATGCGGCTGCGGAAAGCTGTTCTACGAAGATCGTACGTGAAGGACCTTCAATGGACCAGGTTCGGAGGGCCATAAGAGAGGAGTACGATCGACGGATGAAGGTGCTGCAGCTGGAATTTGCTTTGAAAGCGGAAGAACTTGAAAAAGAGTTCGATATGCGAAGAACAATGATCATCGAAGCCCATCTTCAAGCAAAAGAAGAGGACTTCAAGAAGGAGGACGAGTCCGAGTCGATCAAAAAAGACTTCTCGGAAGCAGGAGGTTTTCATGTAGAGAATCAAGAATTTTGCGGTGGGAGTGTTTCCGAGATGTGCCTAAGCCGAAAAGGGCTGGGACATTGGCAAGCAGGCTGGTTTCCTGAGAAGCGGCTGAAGATTGGATTTACGTTTAGCGGTCAACAGTTTGGGTCGCGGCAGGATCTCAACCACCCCCAAAGTGTGAAAATTAGGCGCTGGATTTTCAGTTGGAAACGTGTCAGGAAGAAATGTCACCACCTGACTTCTCTCAACGGTCAATTGTTCCGGAAACAGGCAGGAAGATTAGCAAAACTCACTGGACGTGTGGCAGGATGTCGGCGGTGCTTACATTTGTTGGTAAATCCGGTTCAGATACTTCACCGGATGTTACGGGCTGGGGTGTTGGCACCGATGGATTGCACGCAAGAGGTTGCCAGCTTGCATACAAGTCGTCAACCagatccgtcaaaacaaaaccaaaacaaacattcatTAGTTCATAAAATCTAATCCCAGTTAGTTGTTTGCTCGAGGTTTAGgattaaaaactatgaattgTAAGTTCAGCCtaattaattaattgaattCTTATTAATAAAATCTATTTGCAGTTTGAGCTGCATGAATGCTGCTCCAAAAACGTAGTGCCTCCTAATTAGCATCCGAACAATACTATCTCGCACCCCCtattcgatttactgaaaaactcacttttttctaatctaatctaatcagaccctagtgcagccaatctttcgaagggatcctggaaagtgccttaggttagattacgcctagcactcgaaaacgaagttgactttatagctgtcggccaccattgctagtaccaaccactagtgtcttcctttttatctacaaggacttcgccgccctgggctcctaagtgtatgaaagtatggcacggagcgacggcgccgaatacccatatttacacaaa
This is a stretch of genomic DNA from Culex pipiens pallens isolate TS chromosome 1, TS_CPP_V2, whole genome shotgun sequence. It encodes these proteins:
- the LOC120430961 gene encoding uncharacterized protein LOC120430961, whose amino-acid sequence is MVKVKLGARAYDTQGEEDQSRWLLIADYGVERRQDAAAESCSTKIVREGPSMDQVRRAIREEYDRRMKVLQLEFALKAEELEKEFDMRRTMIIEAHLQAKEEDFKKEDESESIKKDFSEAGGFHVENQEFCGGSVSEMCLSRKGLGHWQAGWFPEKRLKIGFTFSGQQFGSRQDLNHPQSVKIRRWIFSWKRVRKKCHHLTSLNGQLFRKQAGRLAKLTGRVAGCRRCLHLLVNPVQILHRMLRAGVLAPMDCTQEVASLHTSRQPDPSKQNQNKHSLVHKI